Proteins from a genomic interval of Sulfurimonas sp. HSL3-2:
- a CDS encoding tetratricopeptide repeat protein, whose product MYELEHIIRYLRNFDINEETVKKCYAMMNKRSMFLLAFLVLSGCAHIKPVELKKSSYDIEKCNKTSYTPADLQSYETLIKQGELQGYNCEGIYYVREKNYEKAKEYFQKGADKGSIESYAQLGSLYSHFLQQPEKSFSYYETAANAGHVKAAHNLGVEYDRKLDYKNALKWYQKAADKGNVYSLLAVGQIYRKEGKYEKAVQTFEKIGELGNSRGYFNLGVLYYKEKEFYDINKSNTYFLKCYKMGDGGCAAALGTYYEEDKKDYKKAIEWYKKGFELGSKDSVTRLGLLYVDILKDYKKGIYWYTQGYEKLNNLDCAFSIALTYQDLKEDDNAVSWFLKAHKGGYKDAAYGLGYLYQYDLKDKEKAIEWYKKSLNIGSQYDAAAQRKLKELGVK is encoded by the coding sequence ATGTATGAACTAGAACACATCATCCGTTACCTGCGAAATTTTGATATCAACGAAGAAACTGTAAAAAAGTGTTATGCGATGATGAATAAAAGATCGATGTTTTTACTTGCTTTTCTTGTTCTGTCAGGGTGTGCTCACATTAAACCCGTAGAACTCAAAAAGAGCAGTTACGACATAGAAAAATGCAACAAGACAAGCTACACCCCTGCTGACCTTCAAAGCTATGAAACTCTCATAAAACAAGGAGAGCTTCAAGGCTATAATTGTGAAGGTATTTACTATGTTAGAGAAAAGAACTACGAAAAAGCCAAAGAGTATTTCCAAAAAGGAGCAGACAAAGGAAGTATAGAGTCTTACGCTCAGCTTGGAAGTCTTTACTCACACTTTTTACAACAACCCGAAAAATCGTTTTCTTACTATGAAACGGCAGCAAATGCAGGACACGTAAAAGCTGCACATAACCTCGGAGTGGAATACGACAGAAAACTTGACTACAAAAACGCCCTCAAGTGGTACCAAAAAGCAGCAGACAAAGGTAATGTTTACTCTCTTCTAGCCGTCGGGCAGATTTATAGAAAAGAGGGAAAATATGAAAAAGCCGTACAAACCTTTGAAAAGATTGGAGAGCTTGGAAATTCTAGAGGTTACTTTAACTTAGGGGTGCTTTACTATAAAGAAAAAGAGTTCTATGATATAAATAAATCCAATACCTACTTTTTAAAATGTTACAAAATGGGTGACGGTGGCTGTGCTGCTGCTTTAGGTACATACTATGAAGAGGACAAAAAAGATTATAAAAAAGCTATAGAGTGGTATAAAAAAGGTTTTGAACTAGGAAGTAAAGACTCTGTTACAAGACTAGGGCTTTTATATGTTGACATATTAAAAGATTATAAAAAAGGAATTTACTGGTACACCCAAGGGTATGAAAAATTAAATAACCTAGATTGTGCTTTTAGCATAGCTTTAACATACCAAGATTTAAAAGAGGATGATAACGCTGTCTCTTGGTTTTTAAAAGCACATAAAGGAGGGTATAAAGATGCAGCATACGGGCTTGGATATTTATACCAATATGATTTAAAAGATAAAGAAAAGGCTATTGAATGGTATAAAAAATCCTTAAACATAGGTTCACAATATGATGCAGCTGCCCAACGTAAATTAAAAGAATTAGGGGTTAAATAA
- the tssI gene encoding type VI secretion system tip protein TssI/VgrG, whose amino-acid sequence MSSTDLLKNGIKKVTKELTNKINQKISTTLVLKQLQGESFNVYKLNGTSEVGKPYVFDLFFVSSHPISVEDIVDTDVKVTIKDENSHQHKEIYAKIYKAAENSVVASKYMYELQVVSPLYYLQFNNRYEIYHDKKASDIITEVLNRYGSLLNIKIDNKTDNAKAPMREYTTQYDQSDLDFITMLCEEEGYSLLYHYSYEDKDFLHDPFIFTLCELNEHCKVVENSAVANFNLSKKFAASHMVENYFDEEKPSLDMMTDFGSMLDTETLKDNDTTKQLRAELKKYNLRDKLNTLDESLFKDLKRYSKIDAYASFGESRIVSGTSEELFIHDGVAIGLHDEKAVKNFDVIVLKCEYKILSPNALEEYIEAEEFQEELQYEVYFTAIPKEVLYKPLQSIGKPRVDSVQTAIVSSGVSQTSEHANEIDVDEKGRIRVLFHFEPNKTTSCYVRLAGFYNGDGYGAQFLPRVNSEVIVSFINGDIDKPVIIGSLYNGENKLPYNLPKDKTKSYIRTYSLPAYDDEMGYNEISFEDKQGEELLYFRAQKNHELDVKNNYTVVVDHDAQTIVGNDEQHTTKNNFTLTVGNDSTRLVQANDIKVVEKEEIHTIKEDKELHVLKDFNTVVQQTHKTIVEKDMVTRVKGILHQYVHKDVKQKFLTDLFVQVGKDYRLDVTNALHVKSKTEKHTTGTYEIVAKNGISLKCGGSVLTVDASGIHLKASTVDTASGNGGVSAAEVAKVTIEKPVYNKVRVTGLSVDVTKQSSIEDVLTFTATVEVYENDAWAQKTELTETQKSQLIWTFVKNNDQADKDILSDNPMNDKITEDGLTMTVNIQEDNIYKFAHVHCYVADSENEGYAVSELKRYLEVENIAESYLPPEEGQCIAKLNIDEPRPDELEQIRWTVEDKAVSKYNGKETITHNLKEEKVHEINFSAYIDGKPEDAAHACLTYDEKESDEVKIKEKK is encoded by the coding sequence ATGTCAAGTACGGATTTGCTAAAAAACGGTATTAAGAAAGTTACCAAAGAGTTGACTAATAAGATCAATCAAAAGATCTCGACGACATTAGTTTTAAAACAACTTCAAGGGGAGTCATTCAATGTATATAAATTAAACGGTACAAGTGAAGTCGGCAAGCCTTATGTATTTGACCTTTTTTTCGTTTCGTCACACCCTATATCGGTCGAAGATATCGTAGATACGGATGTTAAGGTAACGATCAAAGACGAAAACTCTCATCAACATAAAGAGATATACGCAAAGATATATAAAGCGGCAGAGAACTCTGTAGTCGCTTCTAAGTACATGTATGAACTGCAGGTTGTTTCACCGTTGTATTATTTACAGTTCAATAATCGATATGAAATTTATCACGATAAAAAGGCGAGTGATATTATCACCGAGGTGTTAAACCGTTACGGCTCTTTGCTCAATATAAAAATAGACAATAAAACCGATAATGCAAAAGCTCCGATGAGAGAGTACACTACCCAGTATGATCAAAGTGATCTTGACTTTATAACAATGCTTTGCGAAGAAGAGGGTTATAGCCTTCTTTATCATTACTCTTATGAAGATAAAGACTTTTTACATGATCCGTTCATCTTCACTCTTTGTGAGCTCAATGAGCATTGTAAAGTCGTTGAAAACTCTGCAGTCGCTAACTTTAACTTATCAAAAAAATTCGCTGCGTCACATATGGTCGAAAACTATTTTGATGAAGAGAAACCCTCTTTAGATATGATGACCGACTTTGGAAGTATGTTGGATACCGAGACATTAAAGGATAATGACACAACTAAACAGCTACGTGCCGAGTTGAAAAAATACAATCTCAGAGATAAGCTCAATACTCTCGATGAATCTCTGTTTAAAGATCTTAAACGCTACTCAAAAATAGATGCATATGCCTCTTTCGGCGAGTCGAGAATAGTAAGCGGAACTTCCGAAGAACTTTTCATTCATGATGGAGTGGCAATAGGACTGCATGATGAAAAAGCAGTTAAAAACTTCGATGTCATTGTTTTAAAATGCGAATATAAGATATTGTCTCCTAACGCATTGGAAGAGTACATAGAAGCAGAAGAGTTCCAAGAGGAACTTCAGTATGAAGTATATTTTACGGCAATACCAAAAGAGGTACTCTATAAACCTTTACAGAGTATTGGAAAACCGAGAGTTGATTCTGTTCAGACTGCCATCGTTTCTTCGGGAGTAAGCCAAACGTCCGAGCATGCTAACGAGATAGATGTAGATGAAAAAGGACGTATCCGCGTACTCTTTCATTTTGAGCCGAATAAAACGACATCTTGTTATGTCAGACTTGCCGGTTTTTACAACGGTGACGGTTACGGAGCACAATTTTTACCAAGGGTAAACTCCGAAGTCATCGTAAGTTTCATAAACGGAGATATCGACAAACCGGTTATCATAGGTTCGCTTTACAACGGTGAGAACAAACTGCCGTACAATCTGCCAAAAGATAAAACAAAATCCTACATAAGAACCTACTCTCTTCCTGCATATGATGATGAGATGGGCTACAATGAAATAAGTTTTGAAGATAAGCAAGGCGAGGAGCTGCTTTACTTTAGAGCACAAAAAAACCATGAACTTGACGTAAAAAACAACTATACAGTCGTTGTAGATCATGATGCCCAAACCATTGTCGGAAATGACGAACAGCATACGACAAAAAACAACTTTACTCTCACTGTCGGTAACGACTCCACAAGACTGGTACAGGCAAATGACATAAAAGTGGTGGAAAAAGAGGAAATACATACGATAAAAGAGGACAAAGAGCTTCATGTACTCAAAGACTTCAACACGGTCGTACAGCAAACCCACAAAACCATAGTGGAAAAAGATATGGTCACGAGAGTAAAAGGCATTTTACATCAGTATGTACATAAAGATGTCAAACAAAAGTTCCTGACTGACCTCTTCGTGCAAGTGGGCAAAGACTACAGACTTGATGTGACAAACGCCTTACATGTAAAGTCAAAAACTGAAAAACACACGACGGGTACGTATGAGATCGTAGCGAAAAACGGTATCTCTTTAAAATGCGGCGGTTCGGTTCTTACCGTAGATGCAAGCGGCATACACCTAAAAGCTTCCACGGTGGACACGGCTTCGGGTAATGGCGGAGTAAGTGCCGCAGAAGTAGCTAAAGTAACTATAGAGAAACCTGTGTATAATAAAGTTCGCGTTACGGGTCTGAGCGTAGATGTCACAAAACAAAGCAGCATAGAAGACGTGCTTACTTTCACAGCAACGGTAGAGGTGTATGAGAATGATGCCTGGGCACAAAAAACAGAGTTGACCGAAACACAAAAATCGCAGCTTATCTGGACATTTGTGAAAAACAATGACCAAGCCGACAAAGATATCTTGAGTGATAACCCGATGAATGATAAAATAACCGAAGACGGTCTCACTATGACGGTCAACATTCAAGAAGATAACATCTACAAGTTTGCTCATGTACACTGCTATGTGGCAGACTCTGAAAATGAAGGGTATGCAGTGAGCGAACTAAAACGCTATCTTGAAGTAGAAAATATAGCAGAGAGTTATCTTCCTCCCGAAGAGGGACAATGTATTGCAAAACTCAATATTGATGAACCAAGACCAGATGAACTAGAACAGATCAGATGGACAGTAGAAGATAAAGCAGTATCTAAATATAATGGAAAAGAGACCATCACCCATAACCTTAAAGAAGAAAAAGTACATGAGATAAACTTTAGCGCATATATAGATGGTAAACCTGAAGATGCGGCTCATGCTTGTTTAACTTATGATGAAAAAGAGAGTGATGAAGTTAAAATAAAAGAGAAAAAATGA
- a CDS encoding TetR/AcrR family transcriptional regulator: MKNTKQTLIDITFDMLYKRGYCATGLMDILQSANLTKGAMYYHFKNKNELVLSAMQYYLEFLLESHWTTPLADSEQPLNTLIEQINALYDLYASDDAFVTVKHGCPLNNFIQDMSDKEEEFFQYLQSVYSRWQEAMEMALFKAQNLKQTKTKFKPKEQALFIVSAIEGSICSAKANNDLNTLKISFNVLNQYIKSL; encoded by the coding sequence ATGAAAAACACGAAGCAAACTCTTATCGATATTACTTTTGATATGCTCTATAAAAGAGGCTACTGTGCGACAGGTCTCATGGATATACTACAAAGTGCCAACCTCACAAAAGGTGCTATGTACTATCATTTTAAAAATAAAAATGAGTTAGTCTTAAGCGCAATGCAGTATTATTTAGAGTTTTTATTAGAATCACACTGGACGACTCCGTTAGCTGACAGTGAGCAACCTTTAAACACATTGATCGAGCAGATCAATGCACTCTATGACCTATATGCGAGTGATGATGCTTTTGTAACGGTAAAACACGGATGTCCGCTAAATAATTTCATCCAGGATATGAGTGATAAAGAAGAAGAGTTTTTCCAATATCTGCAAAGCGTTTACAGCCGATGGCAAGAGGCCATGGAAATGGCTCTATTTAAAGCACAAAATCTTAAACAGACAAAAACTAAATTTAAACCTAAAGAGCAAGCACTGTTTATAGTTTCCGCGATCGAAGGAAGTATCTGTAGTGCCAAAGCAAATAATGATTTAAATACACTAAAAATCAGTTTTAACGTTCTCAACCAGTATATTAAATCTTTATAA
- a CDS encoding tetratricopeptide repeat protein, whose protein sequence is MMIQKILISLLFIGNGVFAQDNIDIDGFLKELKPEPTVNLCKDSVRTNEEYIQCLQEKTDKNSTIDNVNFLAGIYAVNKEYDKAIKTYKINVAKGDKKATYYLAGIYNEALQQHDKAIPYFEKIKDYKDSTCQIGGIKAIVKYESWFKFLDKRKAKKRTLKFYDDEIKQGNVKAYGCKGLYYNSLKEYEDAEKAFLKGLEKGDKQNLFYLGNFYYYYKYNFEKSIHYYEESYKAGNMQAAHNLGNMYERSKEYDKAIPWYIPSAKSGDLKSLYNLANIYRENGKEETALKIYKKVGDLGLEDGYLAVWTYYTKTTKQYNKAIEYLKGCYNTGHKECARSIGRIYDEDLKEYDKAIKWHIRGYEMGDAESAFNLAMLYHVTLKDFKNAIIWYKKASDMGYVKAMNNLAVLYEDDLKDKVKAIEWYKKAAAQGHKKAKKQLKRLGELNE, encoded by the coding sequence ATGATGATACAAAAAATACTAATCAGTTTACTATTTATAGGAAATGGTGTATTCGCCCAAGATAACATAGATATAGATGGATTTTTAAAAGAATTAAAGCCAGAGCCTACCGTAAACCTTTGTAAAGATAGTGTGAGAACAAATGAAGAATATATACAATGTCTTCAAGAAAAAACAGACAAAAATTCAACCATAGATAACGTAAACTTTTTAGCAGGTATATATGCAGTAAACAAAGAGTATGACAAAGCTATAAAAACCTATAAAATAAATGTAGCAAAAGGAGATAAAAAAGCCACTTACTACCTAGCGGGAATCTACAACGAAGCACTACAACAACACGATAAAGCGATTCCATATTTTGAGAAAATAAAAGATTATAAAGACAGTACCTGCCAAATTGGGGGTATAAAAGCGATAGTCAAATATGAGAGCTGGTTTAAGTTTTTAGATAAACGTAAAGCAAAAAAAAGAACATTAAAATTTTATGATGATGAGATAAAACAAGGAAATGTAAAAGCATACGGGTGTAAAGGACTTTACTATAATAGTTTAAAAGAGTATGAAGATGCAGAGAAAGCATTTTTAAAAGGCTTAGAGAAAGGAGATAAACAAAACCTCTTTTATCTTGGAAATTTTTACTATTACTACAAATACAACTTTGAAAAATCTATACACTACTATGAAGAGTCATATAAAGCAGGAAATATGCAAGCTGCTCATAACCTTGGGAATATGTATGAGCGAAGTAAAGAGTATGACAAAGCGATACCTTGGTATATCCCCTCAGCTAAATCTGGGGATTTGAAATCTCTTTACAATTTAGCAAATATATATAGAGAAAATGGCAAGGAAGAGACTGCCTTAAAAATCTATAAAAAAGTAGGGGATTTAGGTTTAGAAGACGGATACCTTGCAGTTTGGACATACTATACAAAAACCACTAAACAATATAATAAAGCTATAGAATATTTAAAAGGATGCTATAACACAGGGCATAAAGAGTGTGCACGTTCAATTGGACGCATTTATGATGAAGACCTTAAAGAGTATGACAAAGCAATCAAGTGGCATATTAGAGGGTATGAGATGGGAGATGCAGAGAGTGCATTTAATTTGGCTATGTTATATCATGTAACACTTAAAGATTTTAAAAATGCAATCATCTGGTACAAAAAAGCTTCTGATATGGGATATGTAAAAGCTATGAATAATCTAGCAGTTCTTTACGAAGATGATCTAAAAGATAAAGTAAAAGCGATAGAGTGGTATAAAAAAGCAGCTGCTCAGGGACATAAAAAAGCAAAAAAACAACTAAAAAGGTTAGGAGAACTCAATGAGTAA
- a CDS encoding helix-turn-helix domain-containing protein, translating to MRNDAVYDLIIIPPIIDIEFNFGTNERLIRWLNIMYSKQSIISSVCVGAYVLAQSGLLDNKYATSHWVVESIIKQNFPKVKLDVNKLIVEDDNIITAGGASAYIYLCLYIVRKFISSKAAYTCANYLGVDAGKKSQQHYKDLAQIATNNDHDIERLISWIKNNFSKSITLKDMSKRISVSERTLIRKFKKSTGDLPNNFIQKLRVQKAKELLVNSTDSFEHITYLVGYTNPSTFRQVFKKTTNLNPIEYKRLFLAK from the coding sequence CTGCGGAATGATGCTGTTTACGATCTAATCATTATTCCACCCATAATCGATATAGAGTTTAATTTCGGAACGAATGAACGACTGATAAGATGGTTAAATATTATGTATAGCAAACAAAGCATCATATCTTCTGTATGCGTCGGTGCTTATGTACTGGCACAATCGGGTTTGTTAGATAATAAATATGCGACAAGTCACTGGGTAGTAGAATCAATAATCAAACAAAACTTTCCTAAAGTAAAGTTAGATGTTAATAAGTTGATTGTTGAAGATGACAATATAATAACTGCCGGAGGAGCGAGTGCATATATTTACCTGTGTCTATACATAGTAAGAAAGTTTATCTCTAGTAAAGCGGCATATACTTGTGCGAACTATTTAGGGGTTGATGCAGGGAAAAAAAGTCAGCAGCACTATAAAGACCTTGCACAAATAGCGACTAATAATGATCACGACATCGAAAGACTCATTTCATGGATTAAAAATAACTTTTCAAAAAGTATAACACTTAAGGATATGTCAAAAAGAATATCTGTCAGTGAACGGACGCTCATAAGAAAATTTAAAAAATCTACAGGCGATCTGCCAAATAACTTTATCCAAAAACTTCGAGTTCAAAAGGCAAAAGAACTTTTAGTAAATAGTACGGATAGTTTTGAACATATTACTTATCTGGTCGGTTACACTAATCCTTCAACATTTAGACAAGTATTTAAAAAGACGACAAACTTAAATCCTATAGAGTATAAAAGATTGTTTCTTGCAAAATAA
- a CDS encoding DUF2235 domain-containing protein, producing MSKRYEGDVYYNNDEIVHLQSFENVDGTLCKQDDRTRFAYMIVSEDEALKAAGSLDDDVSVLDAVKGRYAPILLEAVEKEKTQVSKALSLAPNETLIKNKLIHLVSIPAYNVTCTDDILYVLKYHKARKNLNNADKKGSEKKNVSYLKKNLQDCKAMVSLELTQLKKENPSKKEQNPYVLISMPYVYNASLDKNYRITEYKCVDYQDQVTLSLIPKVRVEYGVFFDGTNNNMYNINFYQDYKTYLNKQTKYIKENFLPYKNKLDSRNENAYKTFADYIATHPDPQKTPRIMNMLRDEIITDVRYFEESSTKKHNFGSDKASKHSDKVFDFLYELRDTLTNKDESFGERLSDWWNNNSDVKGTSAEVKNFVINQLLPSGTNDSYINGYTNVKRLYEHYIGDDRLILKKDKKVYEHSLRRFKLYASGSGTIDPVDRKKFDNDSFIGLGLGGGITGVQAHIVYTCDKIVEQLREKNISHIDELVLDVFGFSRGATEVRHFICTIMKGFELLKKDGYEKYALNCDVEKKNIFSGLFPGDNGVYIKIANRHYFNPLCTDVESITVTVDAGGRSAEVPIKNPYYKKANIAISSISFRHANIGDTVTHFGLMQSNDSKDLNIHFNKDKIGSVFHLMAMDEYRYNFEAHSIFENSYEGILHSEGNFKEWFVPGAHADVGGGYENSPADETVMFPKEVRFSEKTILMRPARYYDFIKWNNKYGWIDKKLVTKESDFKKIYTSNNIHKTGFFYEEDYLPSNSLELITGKRKRTFYMHRTHLSWEYELVTLKLFHDAAVAEGVDVPFIDIMDKYKFKNQKQDTDYLQKLYDTLKTGRALEEERHIELKQKYLHHSSNEDSIANPPSTEGYSIVYGQRVIYGSKGKKFPYKDFS from the coding sequence ATGAGTAAACGCTATGAAGGGGATGTTTATTATAATAATGATGAGATAGTTCACTTACAATCATTTGAAAATGTTGATGGTACGTTGTGTAAACAAGATGATAGGACACGATTTGCATATATGATCGTTAGTGAAGATGAGGCTTTAAAAGCAGCCGGTTCACTCGATGATGATGTGAGTGTGCTTGATGCCGTAAAGGGTAGATATGCTCCGATCCTACTTGAAGCGGTAGAAAAGGAGAAAACGCAAGTCTCTAAAGCCCTTAGTTTAGCACCCAATGAAACTCTTATAAAGAACAAACTTATCCATCTTGTTTCTATCCCTGCATATAATGTTACATGTACAGATGATATACTCTATGTTTTAAAGTACCATAAAGCTAGAAAAAACTTAAACAATGCAGATAAAAAAGGCTCTGAGAAAAAAAATGTCTCGTATCTGAAAAAAAATCTACAAGATTGTAAAGCGATGGTCTCACTTGAGCTTACACAGTTAAAAAAAGAGAATCCAAGTAAAAAAGAGCAAAACCCGTATGTCTTAATATCTATGCCATATGTTTACAATGCCTCTTTGGATAAAAACTATCGTATAACAGAGTATAAGTGTGTAGATTATCAAGATCAGGTAACACTCTCTCTGATACCAAAAGTAAGAGTAGAATATGGTGTGTTTTTTGATGGTACAAATAACAATATGTACAATATAAACTTTTACCAAGATTATAAAACTTACTTAAATAAACAAACAAAATATATAAAAGAGAATTTTTTACCTTATAAAAATAAATTAGATTCAAGAAATGAAAATGCTTATAAAACTTTCGCAGATTATATAGCAACCCACCCAGATCCGCAAAAAACTCCTCGTATTATGAATATGCTCCGAGATGAGATCATTACCGATGTAAGATATTTTGAGGAAAGTTCTACAAAAAAACACAATTTTGGGAGCGATAAAGCCTCCAAACATAGTGATAAGGTATTTGACTTTTTATATGAGTTGCGAGACACCTTGACAAATAAAGATGAGAGTTTTGGTGAACGTTTGAGTGACTGGTGGAATAATAATTCAGATGTTAAGGGCACTTCAGCAGAGGTCAAAAACTTTGTGATCAATCAACTTCTCCCTAGTGGTACGAACGACAGTTATATTAATGGTTACACAAATGTAAAAAGATTGTATGAACATTATATAGGTGATGATAGGCTGATACTAAAAAAGGATAAAAAAGTTTATGAACACTCTTTGAGACGTTTTAAACTTTATGCTTCAGGGTCAGGAACGATTGATCCTGTAGATAGAAAAAAATTTGATAATGATTCATTTATTGGTTTGGGCTTAGGTGGTGGTATAACAGGTGTACAAGCACATATCGTTTACACATGTGATAAGATAGTAGAACAACTAAGAGAAAAGAATATATCTCATATAGATGAACTTGTTTTAGATGTTTTTGGTTTCAGCCGAGGAGCGACAGAAGTAAGACACTTTATCTGTACGATCATGAAAGGGTTTGAACTCTTAAAAAAAGATGGTTATGAAAAATATGCACTCAATTGTGATGTTGAGAAAAAAAATATCTTTAGCGGTTTATTTCCAGGAGATAACGGTGTATATATCAAAATAGCCAACAGACACTACTTCAATCCACTTTGCACAGATGTTGAAAGTATAACTGTTACAGTTGATGCAGGTGGTAGAAGTGCAGAGGTACCTATAAAAAATCCTTATTATAAAAAAGCAAATATCGCTATAAGTAGTATATCATTTCGACATGCAAATATAGGGGATACCGTAACCCATTTTGGTTTAATGCAAAGCAATGACTCAAAAGATTTAAACATACATTTCAATAAAGATAAAATAGGTTCAGTTTTTCATCTTATGGCGATGGATGAATATCGTTACAACTTTGAAGCTCACTCTATTTTTGAAAACAGTTATGAGGGGATACTGCATTCCGAAGGTAACTTTAAAGAGTGGTTTGTCCCGGGAGCTCATGCTGATGTAGGCGGTGGTTATGAAAATTCTCCCGCAGATGAAACAGTCATGTTTCCAAAGGAAGTCAGATTCTCGGAAAAAACAATTTTAATGAGACCAGCCCGATATTACGACTTTATCAAATGGAACAATAAATATGGTTGGATTGACAAAAAGCTTGTCACAAAAGAATCTGATTTTAAAAAGATATATACATCAAACAATATTCATAAAACAGGATTTTTCTATGAAGAGGACTACTTACCTTCAAATTCATTAGAATTAATAACAGGGAAAAGAAAAAGAACTTTTTATATGCATAGAACACACCTCTCATGGGAATATGAACTTGTAACATTGAAACTTTTTCACGATGCTGCAGTCGCTGAGGGAGTAGATGTGCCTTTTATTGATATTATGGATAAGTATAAATTTAAAAATCAAAAACAAGATACAGATTATTTACAAAAGTTATATGACACACTGAAAACCGGAAGAGCATTAGAAGAAGAGCGACATATTGAACTAAAACAAAAATATCTGCACCACTCTTCAAATGAAGATTCTATAGCAAATCCTCCATCGACAGAGGGCTACAGCATAGTTTATGGACAAAGGGTTATTTATGGTTCAAAAGGTAAAAAGTTTCCTTATAAAGATTTTTCATAG
- a CDS encoding iron-containing redox enzyme family protein gives MENILSPYNEEELNSIRFQRNYQFLSNLEKKVGGHAVFEHPFLKKFASNTYTQEGVLFVLKQFGKIVMPFTAAICKLMGSAPDIKSRFMLMDNLYEEMGHNTLKNCHPVLYLTMLDSIGVSQQGLEKTETISSIRLLNNTIFDAVANKSFAIGCSWLGFGGELTIPNNFPYLVQGIEACFGSDIDMGFWNRHGERDQDHSDDATTVLCMNTDENEHKEIEEAVMDSLNLRAMIWDELERICDAKYQDISLKIANKMSA, from the coding sequence ATGGAAAATATATTATCACCGTACAATGAGGAAGAATTAAATAGTATTCGCTTTCAACGGAACTATCAATTCTTGTCAAACTTAGAGAAAAAAGTTGGAGGGCATGCCGTATTTGAGCATCCTTTTTTAAAAAAATTTGCAAGTAACACGTATACCCAAGAGGGCGTTTTATTTGTACTCAAACAGTTTGGAAAAATTGTGATGCCTTTTACAGCAGCGATCTGTAAATTAATGGGAAGTGCACCGGATATCAAAAGTCGTTTCATGCTTATGGACAACCTTTATGAAGAGATGGGACATAACACACTGAAAAATTGTCATCCTGTGTTGTACCTGACTATGTTAGATTCTATAGGGGTTTCTCAACAAGGATTGGAGAAAACAGAAACTATCTCAAGTATCCGTCTTCTAAACAATACTATTTTCGATGCAGTCGCTAATAAATCATTTGCCATCGGTTGTTCATGGCTCGGTTTTGGCGGAGAATTGACTATACCGAATAATTTTCCATATTTGGTTCAAGGCATAGAAGCGTGCTTCGGTTCTGATATAGATATGGGGTTTTGGAATCGTCATGGGGAAAGAGATCAAGACCATAGCGATGATGCTACAACGGTCTTATGTATGAATACAGATGAAAACGAGCACAAAGAAATCGAAGAAGCTGTAATGGACTCTTTAAATCTAAGAGCTATGATTTGGGATGAACTAGAAAGAATCTGCGATGCTAAATATCAGGATATATCTTTAAAAATAGCTAATAAAATGTCTGCATAA